One region of Acidobacteriota bacterium genomic DNA includes:
- a CDS encoding sigma-54 dependent transcriptional regulator: protein MSVRILLADDDAALRRVLQFKLEEHGFQVTSVPDGERALEALGRKPYVLLLSDMRMPGLSGIELLEKARALQPQLEVILMTAYAEVSQAVKAVKLGAFDYLTKPFDDDQLLVAIDKAVRFRQLEDENRSLKEQLSGRKSVPVVVGVSKSFKDLQALVDKIASADATVLISGPSGSGKEVIARMIHRKSPRSDGPFVAVNCAAIPRDLIESELFGHVKGAFTGAIKDKKGKFELADGGTLLLDEVSELNIELQAKLLRAVQERIIEPVGAEKRIEIDVRLLAATNVNLKERVKSGRFREDLFYRLNVIPVMVPSLRERPEDIPLLVQTFVSRFSPEARIEVDDDLIDMLATCEWPGNIRELENLIERMLVLRHSDRLGVGDLPPEYRAEPSQDDDTNAGVPERDLSFAEAEKRLILRALEKAGWNKTRAAEMLKVPRHILVYRMKKYSLVPPR from the coding sequence ATGTCAGTACGGATATTGCTTGCCGATGATGATGCCGCCCTGAGGCGGGTTCTGCAGTTCAAGCTCGAAGAGCACGGGTTCCAGGTCACCTCGGTGCCCGACGGTGAGCGGGCGTTGGAAGCGCTTGGCCGGAAACCGTACGTACTGCTGCTGTCGGACATGCGCATGCCCGGGCTGAGCGGCATCGAGTTGCTTGAAAAAGCGCGGGCACTTCAACCACAACTGGAGGTCATTCTCATGACCGCGTACGCCGAGGTGTCTCAAGCCGTCAAGGCTGTGAAACTGGGAGCGTTTGATTACCTGACGAAACCATTCGATGACGACCAGTTACTGGTGGCTATTGACAAGGCCGTCAGGTTCCGGCAACTCGAGGATGAAAACCGGTCCCTTAAAGAACAACTCTCCGGGCGAAAGTCCGTGCCGGTGGTGGTCGGGGTGTCGAAGTCATTCAAGGACCTTCAGGCGCTCGTGGACAAGATTGCCTCGGCCGACGCCACGGTTCTTATAAGCGGACCGTCCGGTTCCGGCAAGGAAGTGATCGCACGGATGATTCACCGGAAGAGCCCTCGCTCCGACGGACCGTTTGTGGCCGTGAATTGTGCCGCCATCCCCAGGGACCTGATTGAATCGGAACTGTTCGGGCACGTGAAGGGGGCATTTACGGGGGCGATCAAGGACAAGAAGGGGAAATTCGAGCTTGCCGACGGCGGCACGCTGTTGCTTGACGAAGTCAGCGAACTGAACATCGAACTGCAGGCCAAGCTGCTTCGGGCCGTCCAGGAGCGGATTATTGAACCGGTCGGGGCCGAGAAACGCATAGAGATAGACGTCCGCCTGCTCGCCGCGACAAACGTCAACCTGAAGGAGCGGGTGAAGTCCGGGCGGTTCCGGGAGGACCTGTTCTATCGGCTCAACGTTATCCCGGTCATGGTGCCGAGCCTGCGAGAACGGCCGGAGGATATTCCGCTTCTCGTGCAAACCTTTGTCAGCCGCTTCAGCCCGGAGGCGCGGATTGAGGTTGACGACGATCTGATCGACATGCTGGCGACCTGTGAGTGGCCGGGCAACATCCGCGAACTGGAAAACCTGATCGAACGGATGTTGGTCTTGCGCCACTCTGACAGGTTGGGGGTGGGCGATTTGCCGCCTGAGTACCGGGCTGAACCCTCGCAGGATGACGACACAAACGCCGGTGTGCCGGAGCGAGACCTCTCCTTTGCCGAGGCCGAGAAACGGTTGATCCTGAGGGCCCTGGAGAAAGCCGGCTGGAACAAGACACGCGCCGCCGAGATGTTGAAGGTGCCGCGCCATATCCTCGTGTATCGTATGAAAAAATACAGCCTGGTTCCGCCTCGATGA
- the rocD gene encoding ornithine--oxo-acid transaminase translates to MKKPNVGKPPLTDKEIIEFVHTYGADHYSRLNVVVHSMNGCWLTDLNGKRYLDCLAAYSAANQGHHHPKIVQALIDALKGGYASVVSNVVYTDRLGEFSEKVATLVPQLGPRFGKNGNKVLPKNGGVESVETAVKAARFYGYKSKGIADGSQEVIVFNNNFHGRMITAVSFSTTPKYKEGFGPLTPGFVAVEYGDIKAVEKAITPNTCGILVEPMQGEGGMYIPPDGFLRGLRKLADEHDLVLLFDEIQVGLGRTGRMFCFEHEDVAPDGLILGKAISGGLVPVSVFVTNTKLMDLVFQPGRDGSTYGGYPLACAAGLAALDVIVDEDLPARAARVGAVLKEKIDAIAARSKHVKEVRGRGLFIGIEVKSGDAMVFCRKLLELGVLANDSHGHTIRISPPLIITDEEIAYLCERLEKVLID, encoded by the coding sequence ATGAAAAAGCCAAATGTCGGCAAGCCGCCGCTTACAGACAAAGAGATTATCGAATTCGTGCACACTTACGGCGCCGACCACTACAGCCGGCTGAACGTGGTCGTGCACAGCATGAACGGCTGCTGGCTGACCGATCTGAACGGCAAGCGGTACCTGGATTGCCTGGCCGCGTATTCGGCCGCCAATCAAGGCCATCACCATCCGAAGATCGTACAGGCGCTCATAGACGCGCTCAAGGGCGGATATGCCTCGGTCGTCTCCAATGTCGTCTACACCGACAGGCTTGGAGAATTCTCAGAGAAGGTGGCCACCCTCGTGCCCCAGCTCGGTCCGCGATTCGGAAAGAACGGCAACAAGGTGCTGCCGAAGAACGGGGGCGTGGAGTCCGTCGAGACCGCGGTCAAGGCCGCACGGTTTTACGGTTACAAATCGAAGGGGATTGCGGACGGCAGCCAGGAAGTCATCGTCTTTAACAACAACTTCCATGGCCGCATGATCACGGCCGTGTCATTTTCCACCACGCCCAAGTACAAGGAAGGTTTCGGCCCGCTGACACCGGGTTTTGTCGCGGTGGAATACGGGGACATCAAGGCCGTCGAGAAGGCTATCACGCCGAACACGTGCGGCATCCTCGTGGAACCCATGCAGGGTGAAGGCGGCATGTATATCCCGCCCGACGGATTTCTCAGGGGCTTGCGCAAACTGGCCGACGAGCATGACCTCGTGTTGCTTTTCGACGAAATCCAGGTCGGCCTCGGCCGCACCGGACGAATGTTTTGCTTTGAGCACGAGGATGTCGCGCCGGACGGCCTGATTCTGGGCAAGGCGATCTCCGGCGGCCTCGTACCGGTGTCGGTTTTCGTGACCAATACCAAGCTCATGGACCTGGTCTTTCAGCCGGGGCGCGACGGTTCCACTTACGGCGGCTACCCGCTCGCCTGTGCAGCGGGGCTGGCGGCGCTCGACGTCATCGTCGACGAAGATCTGCCCGCCCGGGCGGCTCGCGTCGGGGCCGTACTCAAGGAGAAAATCGACGCCATTGCGGCCCGCTCTAAGCACGTCAAAGAGGTTCGCGGCCGCGGGTTGTTCATAGGTATCGAGGTCAAGAGCGGCGATGCCATGGTCTTTTGCCGCAAGTTGCTCGAACTCGGCGTGCTCGCCAACGACAGCCACGGGCACACCATTCGTATCTCCCCGCCGCTGATTATCACTGATGAAGAGATCGCCTATCTCTGCGAGCGCCTTGAAAAAGTGCTGATTGATTGA
- a CDS encoding DMT family transporter yields MTSRVRAIVILLAGATLISSSPVFVKLAMGGALGPTAVGFWRTLVGGLILFAIGLARHGRLGLSRQALPFAVLAGLFFCADLYFWHRSIQNAGAGMATMLANTQVFATALISFFVFRERPSLMFYGAAAVAFVGVVLLVGVGSERVVFTASYVRGVVYGLLTAIAYANYIVSLKKGQAGRPGDHAVIFVAWTSLFCALFLGLVAATESDGFWPSNASEIGALLGLAVIVQALGWWTIASGLPRVPTAQAGLILLLQPTLAMVWGALFFAEYLTGVQVLGAVIALAGMYMGSIREQVRR; encoded by the coding sequence GTGACTTCCCGAGTTCGCGCTATCGTAATACTGCTTGCGGGAGCAACGCTGATCAGCTCTTCCCCGGTATTCGTGAAGCTGGCGATGGGGGGGGCGCTCGGGCCCACGGCCGTCGGCTTCTGGCGAACTCTGGTCGGCGGGCTGATCCTGTTCGCTATCGGACTGGCTCGGCACGGGCGGCTGGGGCTTTCGCGGCAGGCACTGCCGTTTGCCGTGCTGGCCGGGTTGTTCTTCTGCGCCGACCTGTACTTCTGGCATCGTTCCATCCAGAATGCCGGGGCTGGTATGGCGACCATGCTGGCCAACACTCAGGTCTTCGCCACCGCGCTTATCAGTTTCTTCGTGTTCCGGGAACGACCGAGTCTCATGTTTTATGGCGCTGCTGCCGTGGCGTTTGTAGGGGTTGTCCTGCTGGTGGGGGTCGGGAGCGAGCGAGTGGTGTTCACGGCGAGCTACGTGCGGGGCGTGGTGTACGGTTTGCTGACAGCGATAGCGTATGCCAACTATATCGTGAGCCTGAAGAAAGGTCAGGCTGGCCGGCCAGGCGACCATGCGGTCATCTTCGTGGCCTGGACATCATTGTTTTGCGCGCTTTTTCTCGGTCTGGTGGCGGCGACGGAGAGCGACGGCTTCTGGCCGTCGAATGCCTCGGAGATTGGGGCGCTTCTCGGCCTGGCCGTGATTGTTCAGGCGCTCGGTTGGTGGACCATAGCCAGCGGCCTGCCCCGCGTGCCGACCGCCCAGGCCGGCCTGATCCTGCTGCTTCAACCGACCCTGGCGATGGTCTGGGGGGCGCTCTTTTTTGCTGAGTACCTGACGGGCGTTCAGGTTCTGGGTGCCGTTATCGCCCTTGCCGGCATGTACATGGGCAGCATACGGGAACAAGTGAGACGCTAA